The following proteins come from a genomic window of bacterium:
- a CDS encoding peptidylprolyl isomerase, whose product MEKAYFFAGSFLFSFLLFLHTSIADGKNSESSNHKVIFSTNLGDFTVELYPDKAPETCENFLKYVDSGFYDGTIFHRVIPGFMIQGGGFTEDMKQKRTRPSIKNEADNGLKNKRGWLSMARTQDVNSATSQFFINVKDNDFLDHGARDYGYAVFAKVTDGMDTIDKIAKVKTSNSGRYSDVPVEPVTVISAKRE is encoded by the coding sequence ATGGAAAAAGCATATTTTTTTGCGGGCAGTTTTTTATTTTCATTTCTTCTTTTCCTTCATACTTCAATAGCAGACGGCAAAAACAGCGAATCTTCAAACCACAAAGTAATCTTTTCCACAAACCTCGGGGACTTTACGGTTGAACTCTATCCCGATAAAGCGCCTGAAACATGTGAGAATTTCCTTAAATATGTCGATTCCGGTTTTTATGACGGCACCATTTTCCACAGGGTCATACCCGGTTTTATGATACAGGGCGGAGGATTCACCGAAGATATGAAGCAGAAAAGGACAAGACCCTCAATAAAAAACGAAGCTGACAACGGGCTGAAGAATAAGAGAGGCTGGCTCTCGATGGCGAGGACGCAGGATGTAAACAGCGCAACCTCCCAGTTTTTTATAAACGTTAAGGACAACGATTTTCTTGACCACGGGGCCCGCGATTACGGGTATGCGGTCTTTGCGAAAGTAACAGACGGGATGGACACCATCGACAAAATAGCAAAAGTAAAAACTTCTAATTCGGGCCGCTACAGCGATGTGCCGGTGGAGCCGGTGACGGTAATATCCGCAAAAAGAGAATGA
- the rpmG gene encoding 50S ribosomal protein L33, with protein sequence MAQKGNREQITMACTVCGRRNYVSTKNKKKAAGRLELKKYCKWDKKHTVHKETK encoded by the coding sequence ATGGCTCAAAAAGGGAACAGGGAACAGATAACCATGGCTTGCACAGTCTGCGGGAGAAGAAATTATGTCTCCACAAAGAATAAAAAGAAGGCTGCGGGCCGGTTAGAGTTAAAAAAATATTGTAAATGGGATAAGAAGCACACTGTCCATAAGGAGACAAAATAA
- the nusG gene encoding transcription termination/antitermination protein NusG, translating to MGEKKWYVVHVLSGHEKKAQESLEKRIKTEGMAEKIATVLIPTEKVSEVKSGKKTIVARKFFPGYILVNMEMDENTYYVVKDTPGIIGFIGSGTPVPLHEEEINDIIAQIEAKKEKVKPKVDFEKGEAVKIKDGPFVNLDGVVEDIDPDRGRLRVMVTIFGRATPVELEYWQVEKE from the coding sequence ATGGGTGAGAAGAAGTGGTATGTCGTGCATGTTCTTTCAGGGCATGAGAAAAAAGCTCAGGAATCTCTTGAGAAAAGGATTAAGACAGAGGGCATGGCAGAAAAGATTGCAACGGTGCTTATCCCGACCGAAAAAGTTTCCGAGGTTAAGTCCGGCAAAAAGACCATTGTCGCGAGAAAATTTTTTCCGGGTTATATTCTTGTGAATATGGAGATGGATGAAAATACCTACTATGTTGTGAAGGACACGCCGGGGATTATCGGTTTTATCGGTTCCGGCACGCCGGTTCCTCTGCATGAGGAAGAAATAAACGACATAATCGCGCAGATAGAAGCCAAGAAAGAAAAAGTTAAGCCGAAAGTTGATTTTGAAAAAGGTGAAGCCGTTAAGATCAAGGACGGTCCTTTTGTAAACCTTGACGGTGTTGTTGAAGATATTGATCCTGACAGAGGCCGGCTCAGAGTTATGGTGACAATTTTCGGAAGGGCGACACCGGTTGAGCTTGAATACTGGCAGGTCGAAAAAGAATAA
- the rnk gene encoding nucleoside diphosphate kinase regulator — protein sequence MGKSMTKRKIYITEFDKARLNELIAVAEEFGDHDRKDLQSLAGELAQAEVVLPRDVLPDVVTMNSKVVLSDIDTREEMTYVLVFPKDADIDNGKISILAPVGTAILGYAKGDIIEWPVPAGIRRIRIEKILYQPEAAGDFHL from the coding sequence ATGGGAAAAAGCATGACAAAAAGAAAAATATACATTACCGAGTTTGATAAGGCGCGGCTTAATGAGCTTATCGCTGTTGCCGAAGAATTTGGAGACCATGACAGAAAAGATTTACAATCTTTGGCCGGAGAACTGGCGCAGGCGGAAGTTGTTTTGCCCAGAGATGTGCTGCCCGATGTGGTAACGATGAATTCAAAAGTTGTCCTTAGCGATATCGATACCCGGGAAGAAATGACCTATGTTCTGGTCTTTCCCAAGGATGCGGATATTGATAACGGGAAAATCTCTATTCTTGCTCCTGTCGGCACGGCGATTTTAGGTTATGCCAAGGGAGATATTATCGAATGGCCGGTTCCGGCGGGGATACGCCGCATTAGAATCGAGAAAATTCTCTATCAACCCGAAGCCGCCGGAGATTTTCATCTGTAG
- a CDS encoding glycosyltransferase family 39 protein: protein MINYPEFLKKCDKNTGIILFAFFAFGLALRLLNLQFISVMPDYNVFIEGMDYTRFDNLARDILAGKGIEGAYYQAPLYPYFLALVYMLKGASYHSVRTIQCLLDSLNILLIFYICKSRINILTGLISAFTYAVYSVAIFYSSLLLRTSLFTFLWVLFVASFIFAEDRKGKPLFFILPGIALGAAVLCRENILLMLPFTAGALLLNKNISGKVYKRLIPTAIIAICVLVIIFPALCHNYKTEKSICISVMGGANLYIGNAYDSFRGSIVPESYKNISGSKEKVNWYHEFFNSVKTYPRAFFSNLLIKAELFWDNYEIPQNANFYLHKKYSYILSSSFSSFRLIAALALIGFIVYIKKFARIWIIVCSILSVFISCMLFFVLGRLRFPAAPFLIILSSISIDWAATNLFKKKYLPFFIVAATLLFLKMFVWQKGGYCIEKTHITNLGIAALQKNELDTAEFLFKKAMPENGDAPFLPAHMLLAETYRRKGMYEEASAEYLYCIKINPESQVAHYNIGICYLGLKNKEKAGFHFNKALDLSNNNIRLKQEIDRLYRETEN from the coding sequence ATGATTAACTACCCCGAATTTTTAAAAAAATGCGATAAAAACACCGGTATCATCCTTTTTGCTTTTTTTGCGTTCGGGCTGGCCCTTCGTCTGTTGAACCTGCAGTTTATTTCGGTCATGCCGGATTATAATGTTTTTATCGAAGGCATGGATTATACCAGATTTGATAATCTGGCGAGAGATATCCTGGCGGGAAAAGGAATCGAAGGAGCTTATTATCAGGCTCCTCTTTATCCTTATTTTCTTGCCCTGGTATACATGCTAAAAGGCGCAAGCTATCATTCCGTCAGAACGATCCAATGCCTGCTGGACTCCCTGAACATCCTCCTTATTTTCTACATCTGCAAAAGCAGGATTAATATCCTGACGGGCCTTATTTCCGCGTTCACATACGCGGTTTATTCCGTCGCGATATTTTATTCTTCCCTGCTGCTGAGAACATCCCTTTTTACTTTTCTCTGGGTTTTATTTGTCGCCTCATTTATTTTTGCCGAGGACAGGAAAGGCAAACCCTTATTTTTTATATTGCCGGGAATTGCCCTGGGCGCCGCTGTCCTGTGCCGCGAAAATATCCTGTTAATGCTTCCCTTTACGGCGGGGGCTCTTCTGCTGAACAAAAATATTTCCGGCAAGGTATACAAACGGCTCATCCCGACGGCTATTATCGCAATCTGCGTTCTTGTAATAATTTTCCCCGCGCTCTGCCATAATTATAAAACGGAAAAATCAATCTGTATTTCCGTTATGGGCGGCGCAAACCTGTATATCGGCAACGCGTATGATTCTTTTCGAGGATCCATCGTTCCGGAATCTTATAAAAATATTTCCGGCAGCAAAGAAAAGGTGAATTGGTATCATGAGTTTTTTAACAGCGTAAAAACCTACCCCCGCGCGTTCTTTTCCAACTTATTAATAAAGGCAGAGCTCTTCTGGGATAACTACGAAATACCTCAAAACGCAAATTTTTACCTGCACAAAAAATATTCCTATATCTTATCTTCCTCTTTCTCTTCTTTCCGCCTTATCGCGGCGCTTGCCCTGATAGGTTTTATAGTTTACATAAAAAAATTCGCCCGGATATGGATTATTGTGTGCAGTATTTTAAGTGTCTTTATATCATGCATGTTATTTTTTGTTTTGGGAAGGCTGCGGTTCCCCGCAGCCCCTTTTTTGATTATATTATCTTCCATATCGATAGACTGGGCGGCAACAAACCTGTTTAAGAAAAAATATCTGCCTTTCTTTATCGTAGCCGCAACCCTGTTATTCTTAAAAATGTTCGTTTGGCAGAAAGGCGGTTATTGCATAGAAAAAACCCATATAACAAACCTGGGGATTGCGGCCTTACAAAAAAACGAGCTGGATACCGCGGAATTTTTATTTAAAAAAGCTATGCCTGAAAACGGGGATGCCCCTTTTCTGCCGGCACACATGTTACTGGCGGAAACTTACAGGAGAAAAGGGATGTATGAAGAGGCGTCGGCGGAGTATCTGTACTGCATCAAAATTAACCCTGAAAGTCAGGTTGCGCATTACAACATCGGTATATGTTATCTGGGTTTAAAAAACAAAGAAAAAGCCGGTTTTCATTTCAATAAAGCGCTGGACCTGTCAAACAACAACATCCGGCTAAAGCAGGAAATCGACAGGCTCTACAGAGAAACAGAAAACTAA
- a CDS encoding glycoside hydrolase family 3 C-terminal domain-containing protein, with protein MKDIRPPRIFSIFPVIAALVFLSGSVFAELSLYKNPNLPVEQRVEDLLKKMTLEEKIAQVAGADHMDTPLNKRLGIPALKMTDGPHGVRWGTSTCFPPLVTLGSSWDPVLLRAVGKALGRETRAKGRNVILGPCINIHRTPLGGRNFESFGEDPYLISELVVEYVKGVQSEKIGTSTKHFACNNQEFERTTISVEIDERTLREIYLPGFEAAVKEADTLTVMGAYNKVNGDYCCANHHLLTDILKNDWGFTGLVVSDWGAVHSTVKTANAGLDLEMPGPPRYYGDNLLRAVKNGEVSEKVLDDKVRRILRVMFKLGLFDNPDPKLKGACDTKEHRALAREAARRGIVLLKNNNETLPIDRNKVKSIAVIGPKTDASLLGGGGSSSITPNHAVTPLDGLTEKCRDGKIKLNFARGCSMPGNLVPVDFGEFTTPGPNPQPGLKAEFFNNTELTGIPVLTRVDRNINFDWDGSSPGSGLGANNFSARWTGNFTPSKSGEYDLGLLSDDGSRLYIDGKLVVNNWAEHGPETRRGTIYLEGGKACDIRVEMFEKGGNALVKLGYSPEGNVLLDEAVKVASKSDIAIVFAGISWEIEGEGVDKQDMKLPKHQDELIKAVAAANKNTVVVLINGTPLLMEEWIDDVPSVVEALYGGQEGGDAIADILFGDVNPSGRLTVTFPKKIEDSPSYKNYPGAGGKIYYEEGIFVGYRYFDRENIEPLFPFGHGLSYTAFKYDNLNITKGSDKIAATASVDITNTGKREGAEVVQLYVQDPECSVERPVKELKGFKRINLKPGETETVTFELTKRDLSFYDVKSKSWVAEPGTFNVLIGGSSRDIRQEGSFEL; from the coding sequence ATGAAAGATATCCGTCCCCCCCGTATTTTTTCGATTTTTCCGGTTATCGCCGCTTTAGTTTTTTTATCGGGCAGTGTTTTTGCGGAATTGTCACTTTACAAGAACCCGAATCTTCCCGTTGAACAGAGAGTGGAAGACCTCCTGAAGAAAATGACGCTTGAAGAAAAAATCGCGCAGGTTGCGGGTGCGGACCATATGGACACGCCCCTCAACAAGCGGCTGGGTATACCGGCGCTGAAAATGACCGACGGGCCTCACGGGGTAAGATGGGGCACTTCTACCTGTTTCCCGCCGCTGGTAACGCTGGGTTCGAGCTGGGATCCCGTTCTTTTAAGAGCAGTGGGGAAAGCGCTGGGAAGGGAAACGAGAGCGAAAGGCAGGAATGTGATTTTAGGGCCGTGTATCAATATACACAGGACGCCTTTGGGCGGAAGGAATTTCGAGAGTTTCGGGGAAGACCCGTATCTGATATCGGAACTGGTGGTGGAATATGTGAAAGGTGTCCAGAGTGAAAAAATCGGGACCTCTACAAAACACTTTGCATGCAACAACCAGGAATTTGAGAGAACGACCATAAGCGTGGAAATAGACGAACGGACACTCAGGGAAATTTATCTTCCCGGGTTTGAGGCCGCGGTTAAGGAAGCCGATACGCTGACGGTGATGGGAGCTTACAATAAAGTCAACGGCGATTATTGCTGCGCTAATCACCATCTTTTGACGGATATATTAAAAAATGACTGGGGCTTTACGGGCCTTGTCGTTTCGGACTGGGGCGCTGTGCACAGCACCGTAAAGACGGCGAACGCAGGGCTTGACCTTGAGATGCCCGGCCCGCCGAGGTATTACGGTGATAACCTGTTGCGCGCGGTCAAAAACGGCGAGGTCAGCGAAAAAGTGCTGGACGATAAAGTCCGCCGGATATTGAGGGTTATGTTCAAGCTTGGGCTTTTTGATAACCCTGACCCGAAATTGAAAGGGGCCTGTGATACGAAAGAGCACAGGGCTCTTGCCAGGGAAGCCGCCCGGCGCGGGATTGTCCTTTTGAAAAACAATAATGAGACGCTTCCGATAGACAGGAATAAAGTAAAATCAATCGCGGTAATAGGGCCCAAAACAGATGCCTCTTTGCTCGGAGGAGGAGGAAGCTCCAGCATAACTCCTAACCACGCCGTTACCCCGCTGGACGGGCTGACAGAAAAATGCCGCGACGGGAAAATAAAATTAAATTTCGCAAGAGGATGTTCGATGCCCGGAAATCTGGTGCCTGTTGATTTCGGGGAATTTACGACACCCGGGCCGAATCCGCAGCCCGGGCTTAAAGCCGAATTTTTTAATAATACCGAGCTCACCGGAATCCCTGTGCTTACGAGAGTGGACAGAAACATTAATTTTGACTGGGACGGCAGTTCGCCGGGATCCGGCCTCGGGGCCAATAATTTTTCCGCGCGGTGGACGGGAAATTTTACGCCTTCGAAATCGGGAGAATACGACCTCGGACTTTTAAGCGATGACGGGAGCCGCCTTTATATAGACGGTAAACTTGTTGTCAATAACTGGGCGGAACACGGCCCTGAAACGAGAAGAGGGACAATTTATCTGGAAGGGGGGAAAGCCTGCGATATACGTGTTGAGATGTTTGAAAAAGGGGGAAACGCGCTTGTTAAACTGGGATATTCCCCCGAAGGCAACGTTTTGCTTGATGAAGCCGTGAAGGTTGCCTCTAAATCGGATATAGCGATAGTATTCGCCGGCATATCGTGGGAAATAGAGGGGGAAGGCGTCGATAAACAGGATATGAAACTGCCCAAACACCAGGATGAACTGATAAAAGCCGTTGCCGCGGCGAACAAAAATACGGTTGTCGTGCTGATAAATGGGACGCCGCTTCTGATGGAAGAATGGATAGATGATGTCCCTTCGGTGGTTGAAGCTTTATACGGCGGGCAGGAAGGCGGAGATGCGATTGCCGATATACTTTTCGGCGACGTTAATCCATCGGGCAGGTTGACAGTGACATTCCCTAAAAAAATCGAGGACTCGCCGTCCTATAAAAATTATCCCGGCGCGGGCGGGAAAATTTATTATGAAGAAGGTATTTTTGTGGGATACCGGTATTTCGACAGGGAAAACATCGAGCCTCTCTTCCCGTTCGGCCACGGCCTTTCATATACGGCGTTCAAATATGATAACCTGAATATAACTAAAGGTTCGGACAAAATCGCTGCGACAGCCAGCGTTGATATAACCAATACCGGAAAAAGAGAAGGGGCGGAAGTGGTCCAGCTGTATGTGCAGGACCCGGAATGCAGCGTTGAGCGTCCTGTAAAAGAACTTAAAGGGTTTAAAAGAATAAACCTGAAACCCGGAGAAACCGAAACCGTAACATTCGAACTCACAAAAAGAGACCTTTCGTTTTATGATGTGAAGAGCAAAAGCTGGGTCGCCGAGCCGGGGACGTTCAATGTGTTAATAGGCGGTTCTTCAAGGGATATAAGGCAGGAAGGCAGTTTTGAGCTTTAG
- the rplK gene encoding 50S ribosomal protein L11, producing MAKKVTAIIKLQIQAGVATPAPPVGPALGQHGVNIMEFCKQFNAATKDKGGLVIPVIISVYQDKKFSFILKQPPASALLKKAASVAVGSGVPNREKVGTISKKQVKEIAKIKMSDLNARSAEAAEKIIEGTARSMGIEVKE from the coding sequence ATGGCTAAAAAGGTAACCGCAATCATAAAATTACAGATACAGGCAGGGGTTGCTACCCCCGCGCCGCCGGTCGGTCCTGCTCTTGGGCAGCATGGTGTGAACATAATGGAATTCTGCAAACAGTTTAATGCCGCAACCAAAGATAAAGGCGGGCTTGTTATCCCTGTCATAATAAGTGTTTATCAGGATAAAAAGTTCTCATTTATATTAAAGCAACCGCCTGCCTCCGCGCTTTTAAAGAAAGCCGCGAGTGTAGCCGTAGGCTCAGGTGTCCCTAACCGCGAGAAAGTCGGAACGATTTCCAAAAAACAGGTTAAAGAAATCGCGAAGATAAAAATGAGCGATTTGAATGCCAGGAGCGCCGAAGCGGCTGAAAAGATTATTGAAGGAACAGCCCGCAGTATGGGTATTGAGGTGAAAGAATGA
- the tuf gene encoding elongation factor Tu: MAKEKFERTKPHVNVGTIGHVDHGKTTLTAALTKVLEQKGLSKFISYDEIAKASESQGRRDATKILTISTSHVEYSSEKRHYAHVDCPGHADYVKNMITGAAQMDGAILVVSAVDGPMPQTREHILLARQVGVPYIVVFMNKCDMVDDPELLDLVELEVRELLNKYEFPGDKIPVIRGSATKAIASPNADSPDAKPILDLVKALDDYIPEPQREIEKPFLMPIEDVFSITGRGTVGTGRVERGIVKVSDEIEIVGIKPTMKTVVTGVEMFRKELDQGQAGDNVGLLLRGVDKEHLERGQVLAKPGSITPHRKFKAEVYVLTKDEGGRHTPFFAGYRPQFYFRTTDVTGIVNELIGKDGNKAEMCMPGDNVQMQIDLICPIAMEKTLRFAIREGGRTVGAGRVTEIIE, translated from the coding sequence ATGGCAAAAGAGAAATTTGAGAGGACGAAACCGCACGTAAACGTAGGTACGATAGGGCATGTAGACCATGGCAAGACTACGTTGACAGCGGCATTGACGAAGGTACTTGAACAGAAAGGGTTGAGCAAATTCATAAGCTATGACGAGATAGCGAAGGCATCGGAGTCGCAGGGAAGAAGAGACGCGACAAAGATCCTTACGATATCGACATCGCATGTTGAATATTCATCTGAGAAACGGCACTATGCCCATGTTGACTGTCCCGGGCACGCGGATTACGTAAAGAACATGATAACGGGAGCGGCCCAGATGGACGGGGCGATACTGGTAGTGAGCGCGGTAGACGGGCCCATGCCGCAGACCAGAGAACATATCCTGCTTGCGAGACAGGTAGGCGTACCTTATATAGTAGTGTTTATGAACAAATGCGACATGGTAGACGACCCTGAGCTGCTTGACCTGGTAGAACTTGAAGTAAGAGAACTTCTGAACAAATACGAGTTTCCGGGAGATAAGATACCTGTAATAAGGGGGAGCGCGACAAAAGCGATAGCATCGCCTAATGCCGACAGCCCTGATGCGAAACCTATACTGGATCTTGTAAAAGCGCTTGACGATTACATACCCGAACCGCAGAGAGAGATCGAGAAACCGTTCCTGATGCCGATAGAAGACGTATTTTCGATAACCGGCAGAGGTACAGTGGGTACAGGCAGGGTTGAGAGAGGCATAGTAAAAGTAAGCGACGAGATAGAAATAGTCGGGATAAAACCTACGATGAAGACAGTTGTGACCGGGGTTGAGATGTTCCGCAAAGAACTTGACCAGGGTCAGGCGGGAGACAACGTAGGGTTGCTGTTAAGAGGAGTTGACAAGGAACATCTGGAAAGAGGACAGGTACTTGCAAAACCGGGATCGATCACGCCGCACAGGAAGTTCAAGGCTGAAGTATATGTTCTTACAAAGGATGAAGGCGGCAGGCACACGCCGTTCTTCGCCGGGTACAGGCCCCAGTTCTACTTCCGCACGACAGATGTGACGGGGATAGTAAACGAACTGATAGGCAAAGACGGGAATAAGGCGGAGATGTGCATGCCCGGAGACAACGTACAGATGCAGATAGATTTAATATGCCCGATAGCGATGGAGAAGACACTGAGATTCGCTATAAGAGAAGGCGGAAGAACAGTAGGAGCCGGCAGAGTAACCGAGATTATCGAATAA
- a CDS encoding glycoside hydrolase family 3 C-terminal domain-containing protein, with product MTNIKLAPFVSALLIFAAVILFPGTAGAQMALYKNPNLAVEQRVENLLNKMTLEEKIAQVAGADHMSTPENKRLGIPALKMTDGPHGVRWGQATCFPTLVTLGSSWDPVLLRAVGKALGRETRAKGRNVLLGPCINIHRTPLGGRNFESFGEDPYLISQLVTEYVKGVQGEKIGTSTKHFACNNQEYERTTISVEIDERTLREIYLPGFEAAVKEAGTVTVMGAYNKINGDYCCANKHILTDILKDEWGFKGFVVSDWDAVHSTVKTANAGLDLEMPGPPKFYGNHLLRAVKNGEVSEKVLDDKVRRILRVMFYLGLFDTPDPKLEGASDTKEHRALAREAARRGIILLKNDNGTLPIDRNKIKSIAVIGPKAEAALLGGGGSSSVTPNRAVTPLDGMMGKCEDGKIKLNFARGCAMPKDLVPINFGEFTTPGPNPQSGLKAEYFNNTNFSGIPALTRVDGRVNFDWGSSSPAANIRNDNFSARWTANFTPSASGNYDLGLLSDDGSRLYIDGKLVINNWGEHGPEIRRGAVFLEAGKTYDVRIEMFESRGNAVIKLGYTPEDNVLLDEAVDVASKSDAAVVFVGISWEIEGEGVDKQNLNLPKYQDELIKAVAAANKNTVVVLVNGTPLLMDKWIDDVPSVVESLYAGQEGGDANPSGKLTVTFPKRIEDSPSYKNYPGERGKVYYEEGIFVGYRHFDRENIEPLFPFGHGLSYTTFKYANLKVTGGSGKIAATVSVDVSNTGEREGAEVVQLYVQDPECSVERPVKELKGFLK from the coding sequence ATGACAAATATTAAACTTGCTCCTTTTGTATCGGCTCTGTTGATTTTTGCCGCCGTGATTTTGTTTCCGGGAACTGCCGGCGCGCAAATGGCTCTTTATAAAAACCCGAATCTTGCCGTTGAACAAAGGGTCGAAAACCTCTTGAATAAGATGACGCTGGAAGAGAAAATTGCCCAGGTCGCGGGGGCGGACCATATGAGTACACCCGAGAACAAACGGCTGGGAATACCGGCGCTGAAAATGACCGACGGGCCTCACGGCGTCAGGTGGGGGCAGGCGACTTGTTTCCCGACGCTGGTAACACTGGGCTCAAGCTGGGACCCGGTGCTTCTGAGGGCTGTCGGGAAAGCTCTCGGAAGAGAAACGAGAGCAAAAGGCAGAAATGTGCTTTTGGGCCCTTGTATCAACATACACAGGACTCCGTTGGGCGGAAGGAATTTCGAGAGTTTCGGGGAAGACCCTTATTTGATATCGCAACTGGTGACGGAATACGTCAAGGGTGTCCAGGGCGAAAAAATCGGGACTTCGACGAAACATTTCGCGTGCAACAATCAGGAATATGAAAGAACGACAATAAGCGTGGAGATAGACGAGAGGACGCTCAGGGAAATTTATCTGCCCGGGTTTGAAGCCGCCGTTAAGGAAGCCGGCACCGTAACGGTGATGGGCGCTTATAATAAAATCAACGGTGATTATTGCTGCGCGAATAAACATATTTTAACGGACATACTTAAAGACGAGTGGGGTTTCAAGGGTTTTGTGGTCTCGGACTGGGATGCCGTGCACAGCACCGTAAAAACAGCGAATGCGGGGCTTGACCTGGAAATGCCCGGTCCGCCTAAATTTTACGGCAATCATCTTTTGCGTGCCGTCAAAAACGGCGAAGTCAGCGAAAAGGTTTTGGACGATAAAGTCCGCCGTATATTGAGGGTGATGTTTTATCTTGGACTGTTCGATACCCCCGACCCGAAACTGGAAGGAGCCAGCGATACGAAAGAACACAGGGCTCTTGCCAGAGAAGCCGCGAGGCGCGGGATTATCCTCTTAAAAAATGATAACGGGACGCTTCCCATAGACAGGAACAAAATAAAATCCATCGCGGTTATAGGGCCCAAAGCCGAAGCCGCCCTTCTCGGAGGAGGCGGAAGTTCCAGTGTGACCCCCAATCGCGCTGTTACCCCGCTGGACGGCATGATGGGAAAATGCGAAGACGGTAAAATAAAATTAAACTTCGCAAGGGGTTGCGCGATGCCGAAGGATTTAGTGCCTATCAACTTCGGGGAATTTACGACCCCCGGCCCGAATCCGCAGAGCGGACTCAAAGCCGAATATTTTAACAACACGAATTTCAGCGGAATCCCGGCTCTTACAAGGGTGGACGGCAGGGTTAATTTTGATTGGGGGAGCAGTTCGCCGGCCGCGAATATCAGAAACGATAATTTTTCCGCGCGGTGGACAGCCAATTTTACGCCTTCGGCATCGGGGAACTATGACCTCGGCCTTTTAAGCGATGACGGCAGCCGTCTTTACATAGACGGTAAACTTGTTATCAATAACTGGGGTGAACACGGTCCCGAGATAAGAAGAGGCGCGGTTTTTCTTGAAGCGGGCAAAACTTACGATGTTCGCATCGAGATGTTCGAAAGCCGGGGCAATGCTGTTATTAAATTGGGTTATACTCCCGAAGATAATGTCCTGCTGGATGAAGCGGTTGACGTCGCTTCAAAGTCGGATGCGGCGGTAGTATTTGTCGGGATATCATGGGAAATAGAAGGGGAGGGTGTCGATAAACAGAACCTTAATCTTCCCAAATACCAGGATGAACTTATAAAGGCCGTAGCCGCGGCAAATAAAAACACGGTTGTTGTCCTGGTAAACGGGACGCCCCTTTTGATGGATAAATGGATAGATGATGTTCCCTCGGTGGTCGAATCGCTGTACGCGGGGCAGGAGGGGGGAGACGCCAATCCTTCGGGCAAATTGACGGTTACATTCCCGAAAAGAATCGAGGACTCTCCGTCGTATAAAAATTATCCCGGCGAGCGCGGTAAAGTTTATTATGAAGAAGGTATTTTTGTGGGATACAGGCATTTTGACAGGGAAAATATCGAGCCTCTCTTCCCGTTTGGGCACGGGCTTTCATATACGACATTCAAGTATGCCAACCTTAAAGTGACGGGCGGTTCCGGGAAGATCGCCGCGACGGTCAGCGTTGATGTGTCCAATACAGGTGAAAGGGAAGGCGCCGAAGTCGTCCAGCTGTATGTTCAGGATCCTGAATGCAGCGTTGAACGGCCTGTAAAGGAACTTAAAGGATTTTTAAAATAG
- the secE gene encoding preprotein translocase subunit SecE: MEIFRKEQGKVARISVIAFMALIGILLAGWSNTLVSDESGLRNRLFGLDFLGVSISWAHIISAAVFCICVIAGLALANTPKTATFLIDTESEVKKVSWSTYKELTSSTGVVIMASFFVALFVGVADLVISKLIHLLIRL, encoded by the coding sequence ATGGAAATTTTTCGAAAAGAACAAGGGAAAGTTGCGAGAATATCAGTCATAGCGTTTATGGCGCTGATAGGAATCCTTCTGGCAGGCTGGTCGAACACGCTTGTATCCGATGAATCCGGTCTGCGTAACCGCCTGTTCGGACTGGATTTTTTGGGTGTTAGCATTTCATGGGCTCATATCATCTCCGCGGCAGTGTTTTGTATATGCGTTATTGCAGGACTTGCCCTGGCAAATACCCCGAAAACAGCAACCTTCCTTATCGATACCGAATCCGAAGTAAAAAAAGTTTCCTGGTCGACATATAAAGAATTGACGAGTTCGACGGGAGTAGTCATAATGGCTTCATTTTTTGTCGCGCTTTTTGTAGGTGTGGCTGATTTGGTTATTTCAAAGTTAATACATTTATTAATACGTTTATAG